The DNA window AAGGCGGAGAGAAGGAAGTATCTGACAAAGCTATGCCTACCCATACGGAGGCGATCCAGTTCGTGATCGAAGCCCTGACCAACGATAAGACAGGCGTTGTAAAGAGCTTAGATGAGATCGGCGCGGTGGGCCATCGCGTGGTACATGGCGGAGAGAAGTTTGCAAGTTCTGTTGTGATCACAGACGAAGTCCTGAAAGCCATCGAAGAATGCAACGACCTTGCGCCGCTTCACAATCCTGCCAATCTGATCGGCATCAACGCGTGTCAGAAACTGATGCCTGGCACACCGATGGTTGCTGTATTTGACACGGCCTTCCATCAGACCATGCCGGAGAAAGCTTATCTTTACGGGCTTCCCTATGAGTATTATGAGAAGTACGCGGTAAGACGCTACGGTTTCCACGGGACAAGCCACAGTTTTGTCTCCAAACACGCGGCAGAATTCCTGGGACTGGATCTGAATGATTCTAAGATCATTGTGGCGCATCTTGGAAACGGCGCTTCCATCAGCGCGGTGGAGAACGGAAAATGTGTAGATACTTCTATGGGACTGACTCCTCTGGAAGGTCTGGTGATGGGAACCCGTTCCGGCGACATGGATCCCGCCATTATGGAATATATCGCAAAGAAAGAAGATCTGGATATTGCGGGAGTAATGAATGTATTGAATAAAAAATCCGGCGTGCTTGGCCTTTCCAAGAATTTATCCAGCGACTTCCGGGATCTGGAAGAGGGCATGAATAACGGGAATAAATACGCGAAAGCGGCAATGGAAGTGTTCTGCTACCGGGTAGCGAAATACATTGGTTCTTATGTGGCGGCCATGAATGGAGTAGACGCCATCGCGTTTACAGCCGGAATCGGTGAAAACTCAGGAACAGTCCGCAGGATGGTCCTTTCCTACCTTGGGTATCTGGGAATTTCGGTGGATGAAGAGGCAAATCAGAAGCGGGGAGAAGACCAGGTGATCTCTACATCGGATTCCAAAGTGAAGGTTGCTGTGATCCCTACCAACGAAGAACTTGCTATTGCTCGTGAGACGGTGGCCCTGGTATAAGTAGAACGCTGCTTTTGAAGAAAGAGAAATAATCAGTAATTTTGCGGGTTTTGGTTGACAAACTTATTTTTCGTGATATAATAGTTTAGGTGTGGATAGGAGTAATTATCTATGTTGTTAGACCTGTCAAATGTTCTGTCTGAGCAGCATGAGTCCATTGAACGGGACGTGCCGATCGAGATAGAGAAATTTCAATTTTCACAGGGAGCTTTCCCTATTATTAGGAAAAGTCCTTTGTCTATCACGGTGGAATATGTGAAAGAGCGGAAGATTCGGATCACAGGAAAAGCAGATCTTCTGTTTGAAACAGCCTGTGATCGGTGTTTGGCACCAGTGGAGACACCGCTTACGCTTGATTTTACCAAAAATGTAGATTTGGACGAACCGGATGGAAGCCAGACGGAAGATTTTGACGAAGCAAATTATATTGACGGATATACGCTCGATGTAGACCAGATGGTCTGCAATGAGATTCTCATAGGATGGCCGACTAAGATTCTGTGCGGCGAAGACTGTAAGGGGATTTGCAGCGTATGTGGTCAAAACCTGAATGAGGGGACTTGTGACTGTGAAGACACAGGTCTTGACCCTAGAATGTCAGTTATCCGCGATGTGTTTAAGAATTTTAAGGAGGTGTAACCCATGTCGATCTGTCCAAAGAACAAATCTTCAAAGGCAAGAAGAGATAAGAGAAGAGCTAACTGGAAGATGAGCGCACCAAACCTGGTGAAATGCAGCAAGTGCGGCGAATTGATGATGCCTCACAGAGTATGCAAAGCCTGTGGCTCTTACAACAAAAAAGAGATCATTCCTCAGGACTAGGAATGAGTGAAAAGATGAAAAAGCAATCGGGAACAGGTGAGAGTTTGTTCCCGATTCTTTTTTTCGTTTTCACGAAATCTGTATATATATGGATAAAAATATTGATTTTTGGAAAAAGGTCTAGTAGAATTATGCTAGTAGTGCTAGGAGGAATCATATATCATGACTGAAATTACAACAGTAGCCGTGGATGCCATGGGCGGCGACAACGCTCCGGGTGAGATCGTCAAAGGCGCAGTGGAGGCTGTGGCAGAACGGAGGGATATCCAAGTCTGTCTGGTGGGTCGGGAAGATGTGATCAGGAAAGAGCTGGATAAGAATGGATACAGTGGAAACCAGATCCAGATCGTTCCGGCGCAGGAAGTGATCGAGACGGCTGAGCCGCCGGTGAACGCAATCCGTAAGAAGAAGGATTCATCTATCGTTGTGGGAATGAAGATGGTGAAGGAAGAAAAGGCAGATGCCTTTGTGTCGGCAGGAAGCTCAGGGGCGATCCTTGTGGGAGGACAGGTGATCGTTGGAAGGCTGAAAGGCGTGGAGCGCCCGCCGCTGGCACCTCTGATCCCAACGGCGTCTGGAGTAAGTCTTCTGGTAGACTGCGGTGCCAATGTGGACGCAAGGCCTTCTCATCTGGTTCAGTTTGCGAAGATGGGATCGATCTATATGGAGCATGTAGTCGGCATCCGGAATCCTAAAGTTGGAATTGTCAATATCGGCGCGGAAGAAGAGAAAGGGAATGCCTTGGTAAAAGAGACGTTTCCTCTGCTGAAGGAGACAAAAGGGATTCATTTTATTGGAAGCGTGGAGGCCAGAGAGATTCCGCGGGGACAGGCAGACGTAGTTGTTTGCGAGGCGTTCGCGGGAAATGTGATTCTGAAGCTTTACGAAGGACTGGGGTCTGTATTGATGGAGAAGATCAAAGGGGGGATGATGACATCTCTAAGAAGCAAGATCGGCGCACTTCTGGTCAAACCTGCCCTGAAAGAGACGCTGAAGACGTTTGACGCGACAGAATATGGCGGAGCGCCATTGCTGGGGTTGAAAGGACTTGTGGTCAAAACTCACGGAAGCGCGAAAGCTAAGGAAGTTCGCAACACGATCTGGCAGTGCTGTACGTTTAAACAGCAGAGGATCAACGAAAAGATCAGAGATTGTATTCAAGCCGGCGAGGAAGCGGCTGAGTCATAAATTATCAGTTTAGAAAAGGAGAAAAGAGTATGGAATTTGAAAAACTGCAGGAGATCATTTCAGATGTGCTGAATGTAGAGGCGCAGGAAATTACAATGGAGTCTAAATTTGTGGACGACCTGGGAGCAGATTCTTTGGATATTTTCCAGATCATTATGGGGATCGAAGAGACATTTGATATTGAAATCGACAATGAAGACGCGGAAAAGATCGCTACAGTAGGGGATGCCGTAGAGCAGATCAAAGCGGCAACAAACAACTAGGCATGGTTTTAGGAGACGAAAAAGCCCGGTAGGGCTTTTTCGTTTTATGGGAGAGAGTATGGGAAAAGATTTGAGAGAATTGGAGAAAAAAACGGGATATCAGTTTCATGATTTCCGGCTTCTGGAACGGGCGATGACCCATAAGTCCTACATCAATGAGGCCCAGATGGAAAGATATGAGTGCAACGAACGGCTGGAATTCCTGGGAGATGCGGTGTTGGAACTTGTGACCAGCGAATATCTGTTTCGGGATAAGGCGAATTACCCGGAAGGAGAGCTGACTCGGATGAGGGCGGGTATCGTCTGCGAACCGGCGCTTGCGTTCTGCGCAAGAGAATTGGGACTTGGGTCTTATCTTATGCTAGGAAAAGGAGAAGAGGCTACGGGAGGCCGGAAGCGGGAATCTCTGACATCGGATGCGCTGGAGGCTTTGATCGGCGCGATCTATATGGACGGTGGTTTTACTAATGCGAAAGAGTTTATTCACCGGGTAGTACTGAATGATATTGAGAAGAAAAAACTCTTTTTCGATAGCAAGACTATCCTTCAGGAAGTTGTGCAGGGATATTTCAAAGGGGAGAAGATTTCTTACCGCCTGATCGGTGAAAAGGGCCCTGATCATGACAAATCCTTCCAAACGGCAGTATACATTGGAGAGGAAGCTTATGGAACGGGCATGGGACACACAAAAAAGCGGGCGGAGCAGGAAGCGGCTTATCAAGCCCTGCTTGCCTTGAAAAAGCGGGATATAAAGTAGGTGGAATATGTATTTAAAAAGTATCGAGGTTCAAGGTTTTAAATCCTTCGCCCACAAGATCAAATTTGATTTTCATAATGGAATCACCGGGATCGTAGGACCTAACGGCAGCGGAAAGAGCAATGTGGCGGACGCGGTGCGCTGGGTGCTTGGTGAACAAAGAGTAAAACAGCTGCGCGGCGGAAGTATGCAGGATGTGATTTTCTCCGGAACTGAAAATAGAAAGCCTTTGAGCTATGCTTCTGTGGCTATTACTCTTGATAACTCTGACCACCAGCTTCCTATTGAGTTTGAGGAGGTGACGGTAGCCCGAAGGCTGTACCGTTCCGGGGAAAGTGAATATCTTATTAATGGGAGCCCCTGCAGACTTAAGGACGTAAATGAGTTGTTCTACGATACCGGGATTGGAAAAGAGGGTTATTCGATCATCGGACAGGGGCAGATTGACAAGATATTGAGCGGTAAGCCGGAGGAACGGCGGGAACTCTTCGATGAGGCCGCGGGAATCGTCAAATTCAAACGTCGAAAAAATCTATCGGTGAAGAAGCTGGAAGAAGAACGCCAGAATCTTCTTCGCGTCAATGATATCCTGGCAGAGCTGGAAAAGCAGATCAAGCCCTTGGAGAAACAGGCGGAGACGGCCAGGGAATATCTCAGAAAAAAGGAAGAATTAAAAAGATATGATATCAATATGTTTCTGCTTGAGACGGCCAGGATCCAAGAGCAGATCCAGGGAATCGAAGGAAAACTGGAGGCCGCCCGTCAGGAATTGGAGGAATCCGGCAGCGCTTACGCGGATATGAAGCAGGAATATGAGTCGGTAGAGGAACAGGTGGATGGCATCGAGGCTTCCATTGAGAAGGCCAAAAGTCAGCTAAACGAGACTACCATCCTCAAGCAGCAGCTGGAGAACCAGATTGCCCTTTTGAAAGAACAGATCCACAGCGCCCATATGAATGATGAGCATTACGACCAGCGGGCCAAAACCATTGAATCAGAACTGATGGAGCGGGACAGCCAGCTGCGGGAGCGAAGGCGGGAACAGGAAAGTATCCGGGGGGATCTGGAAGCGAAAAAGGCGGAGGAAAATAAGGCCAGGGAAGAATTGATCACGGTCCAGACCAGGATCGCGACCCTGTCCGCCGCGATCGATAAGAATAAAAGCGATATCATGGAGCTTTTAAACAACCGGGCTTCCACGAAAGCGAAGATCCAGAAATACGACACCATGCTGGAGCAGATCCAGGTGCGAAGAGAACAGTTGGACCATCGGAGCAAGGAGACCCAAGAGGAAGCGGCGGCCCAGGAAAGGCTGCAGAACGGATACCTGGAAGAGTTAGAAGAGATTTCCGGCAAGATTCGCAAGCTGACAGCAAACAGCAGCCAGTATGAGGAGAAGATCCAAAAGATCCAGAAGGATCTGGCTGGAAGAACGGAGAAATTCCGGATTGGCCAGACCGCTTATCACAGAGAACAGTCCCGTCTGGAGTCTTTAAAAAATATTACAGAGCGGTATGACGGGTACGGAAACAGTATCCGGAAAGTCATGGACCACAAGGGGAGGGAGCCGGGGCTTCTGGGCGTGGTAGCGGATCTTATCAAAGTAGAGAAGAATTACGAGATCGCTGTGGAGACGGCGCTTGGCGGCAATATCCAGAATATTGTCACTGCCGATGAAGAGACCGCGAAACGGATGATCCAGTTCTTAAAGCAGAATCGTTTTGGAAGGGCAACCTTCCTTCCTCTCACAAGTATGAAGGCCAGAGGCGGTCTGGCAAGGCCAGAGGCGTTAAAGGAGCCGGGAGCGATCGGGATTGCGGACACGCTGGTGAAGACAGACCCGGCATATCGGGAATTGGTAGGCTTTCTTCTCGGGAGGACCTTGGTAGTAGACCACATCGACACGGGCACCAGGATCGCCAGGAAATATCAGCAGTCTCTCAGGATCGTCACCCTGGAAGGAGAACTGATCAATCCGGGGGGATCGATGACCGGCGGAGCCTTTAAGAATTCCAGCAATCTTCTGAGCAGAAGACGGGAGATCGAAGAATTTGAGAAAACGGTCCTGCAGCTGAAAAAGGAAATGGACGAGCTGGAGGCGGAATCAGACAGACTGCGCCAAGTCCGGACCGGATATTATGAAAAGATCGAGCAGATCAAGGAAGAACTGCAAAAAGCTTATGTTGTGCAGAATACGGCCAAAATGAACGCGGACCAGGCAGGAGCCAGAGCTAAAGCGGCCAGAGATCTGGTGGAAGATATCCAGAAGGAAGGCCAGGATCTGGATCGGCAGATTACAGATATTATGGATAACCAGGAGTCCATCAATGTGGAGCTGGATACTTCAGAAGAACTGGAAACCCAGCTGACGGCCCGTATCCAGGAAGATCAGGCGGCGCTGGATCAGGAGCATGAAATTGAAACTGCCAGACAGAAAACGGCAGAAGAAGTCCATCTGGTCTGCGCGGGGCTGGAACAAAAATATGAATTTGTACTGGAAAATGTGACCCGTATCCAGGAAGAGATGGAGAAATTCCAGGAAGAATTAACGGAACTGGAGGAAAACAAGGGAGGCACATCGAAAGAAATCCAGGAAAAAGAAGCTCAGATCCAGGATCTTAAGCAGACTATTGAGAATTCCGGAGAGCTTTTCGCTGAGATACAGGCAGAAATCGAGAAATACAAAGTGGAGCGGGAAGAACTTACCCAAAAGCACAAAACATTTCTCCAAAAAAGAGAAGAACTTTCCAATCACATGGCGGAATTGGATAAAGAAGTATTTCGTTTGGAAAGCCAGAAAGAAAGCTATGGGGCGGCTTCCCAGAAACAGATCGATTATATGTGGGAAGAATATGAGCTTACCTACAACCGGGCGCTGGAGATCCGGGATGAGAAGCTGACGGACCTTGCGAAAATGAAACGCAAGATCCAGGAGTTGAAAGGCGAGATCAAAGGCCTTGGGAATGTAAATGTAAATGCTATCGAAGACTACAAGAACTTGTTTGAGCGGTATGATTTCCTGAAGAAG is part of the Lachnospiraceae bacterium KGMB03038 genome and encodes:
- a CDS encoding acetate kinase: MNVLVINCGSSSLKFQLINSESEEVLAKGLCERIGIDGRLTYQPEGGEKEVSDKAMPTHTEAIQFVIEALTNDKTGVVKSLDEIGAVGHRVVHGGEKFASSVVITDEVLKAIEECNDLAPLHNPANLIGINACQKLMPGTPMVAVFDTAFHQTMPEKAYLYGLPYEYYEKYAVRRYGFHGTSHSFVSKHAAEFLGLDLNDSKIIVAHLGNGASISAVENGKCVDTSMGLTPLEGLVMGTRSGDMDPAIMEYIAKKEDLDIAGVMNVLNKKSGVLGLSKNLSSDFRDLEEGMNNGNKYAKAAMEVFCYRVAKYIGSYVAAMNGVDAIAFTAGIGENSGTVRRMVLSYLGYLGISVDEEANQKRGEDQVISTSDSKVKVAVIPTNEELAIARETVALV
- a CDS encoding DUF177 domain-containing protein, translated to MLLDLSNVLSEQHESIERDVPIEIEKFQFSQGAFPIIRKSPLSITVEYVKERKIRITGKADLLFETACDRCLAPVETPLTLDFTKNVDLDEPDGSQTEDFDEANYIDGYTLDVDQMVCNEILIGWPTKILCGEDCKGICSVCGQNLNEGTCDCEDTGLDPRMSVIRDVFKNFKEV
- a CDS encoding 50S ribosomal protein L32, with amino-acid sequence MSICPKNKSSKARRDKRRANWKMSAPNLVKCSKCGELMMPHRVCKACGSYNKKEIIPQD
- the plsX gene encoding phosphate acyltransferase PlsX — protein: MTEITTVAVDAMGGDNAPGEIVKGAVEAVAERRDIQVCLVGREDVIRKELDKNGYSGNQIQIVPAQEVIETAEPPVNAIRKKKDSSIVVGMKMVKEEKADAFVSAGSSGAILVGGQVIVGRLKGVERPPLAPLIPTASGVSLLVDCGANVDARPSHLVQFAKMGSIYMEHVVGIRNPKVGIVNIGAEEEKGNALVKETFPLLKETKGIHFIGSVEAREIPRGQADVVVCEAFAGNVILKLYEGLGSVLMEKIKGGMMTSLRSKIGALLVKPALKETLKTFDATEYGGAPLLGLKGLVVKTHGSAKAKEVRNTIWQCCTFKQQRINEKIRDCIQAGEEAAES
- the acpP gene encoding acyl carrier protein is translated as MEFEKLQEIISDVLNVEAQEITMESKFVDDLGADSLDIFQIIMGIEETFDIEIDNEDAEKIATVGDAVEQIKAATNN
- the rnc gene encoding ribonuclease III, with the translated sequence MGKDLRELEKKTGYQFHDFRLLERAMTHKSYINEAQMERYECNERLEFLGDAVLELVTSEYLFRDKANYPEGELTRMRAGIVCEPALAFCARELGLGSYLMLGKGEEATGGRKRESLTSDALEALIGAIYMDGGFTNAKEFIHRVVLNDIEKKKLFFDSKTILQEVVQGYFKGEKISYRLIGEKGPDHDKSFQTAVYIGEEAYGTGMGHTKKRAEQEAAYQALLALKKRDIK
- the smc gene encoding chromosome segregation protein SMC; protein product: MYLKSIEVQGFKSFAHKIKFDFHNGITGIVGPNGSGKSNVADAVRWVLGEQRVKQLRGGSMQDVIFSGTENRKPLSYASVAITLDNSDHQLPIEFEEVTVARRLYRSGESEYLINGSPCRLKDVNELFYDTGIGKEGYSIIGQGQIDKILSGKPEERRELFDEAAGIVKFKRRKNLSVKKLEEERQNLLRVNDILAELEKQIKPLEKQAETAREYLRKKEELKRYDINMFLLETARIQEQIQGIEGKLEAARQELEESGSAYADMKQEYESVEEQVDGIEASIEKAKSQLNETTILKQQLENQIALLKEQIHSAHMNDEHYDQRAKTIESELMERDSQLRERRREQESIRGDLEAKKAEENKAREELITVQTRIATLSAAIDKNKSDIMELLNNRASTKAKIQKYDTMLEQIQVRREQLDHRSKETQEEAAAQERLQNGYLEELEEISGKIRKLTANSSQYEEKIQKIQKDLAGRTEKFRIGQTAYHREQSRLESLKNITERYDGYGNSIRKVMDHKGREPGLLGVVADLIKVEKNYEIAVETALGGNIQNIVTADEETAKRMIQFLKQNRFGRATFLPLTSMKARGGLARPEALKEPGAIGIADTLVKTDPAYRELVGFLLGRTLVVDHIDTGTRIARKYQQSLRIVTLEGELINPGGSMTGGAFKNSSNLLSRRREIEEFEKTVLQLKKEMDELEAESDRLRQVRTGYYEKIEQIKEELQKAYVVQNTAKMNADQAGARAKAARDLVEDIQKEGQDLDRQITDIMDNQESINVELDTSEELETQLTARIQEDQAALDQEHEIETARQKTAEEVHLVCAGLEQKYEFVLENVTRIQEEMEKFQEELTELEENKGGTSKEIQEKEAQIQDLKQTIENSGELFAEIQAEIEKYKVEREELTQKHKTFLQKREELSNHMAELDKEVFRLESQKESYGAASQKQIDYMWEEYELTYNRALEIRDEKLTDLAKMKRKIQELKGEIKGLGNVNVNAIEDYKNLFERYDFLKKQHDDLVEAEATLVQIIDELDAAMRKQFQEQFARISEEFDAVFKELFGGGKGTLELMEDEDILEAGIRIIAQPPGKKLQNMMQLSGGEKALTAISLLFAIQNLKPSPFCLLDEIEAALDDNNVVRFAKYLHKLTENTQFIVITHRRGTMTAADRLYGITMQEKGVSTLVSVSLLEGELDK